A single region of the Aurantiacibacter sp. MUD11 genome encodes:
- a CDS encoding DUF167 domain-containing protein encodes MARPKIDLPAPEALLAVTDAEGRLAVRVTPGARSEALAIEQGKVLVKVRAKPQDGAANTAVIALLAKALGCAPSSIELLRGATSREKLFRVD; translated from the coding sequence ATGGCGCGTCCGAAAATTGATCTCCCTGCACCTGAGGCACTGCTCGCCGTGACCGATGCGGAGGGTCGGCTGGCGGTACGCGTCACTCCGGGTGCCCGCAGCGAAGCGCTGGCCATCGAACAGGGCAAGGTGCTGGTGAAGGTGCGGGCGAAACCTCAGGACGGTGCGGCCAATACGGCAGTCATCGCCTTGCTTGCCAAGGCGCTTGGGTGCGCTCCGTCGAGCATCGAATTGTTGCGCGGCGCAACTTCGCGCGAGAAGCTTTTTCGGGTGGATTAG
- a CDS encoding gamma carbonic anhydrase family protein — protein sequence MSADSRFPGATILPFEGKVPQIHESAFVAPGARIIGDVTIGPEASIWYNCVLRGDIHKIVVGARSNVQDGSVFHVEGPRPDTDGEPTIIGDDCVIGHMAVVHGCQLENRAFVGMGAVAMDGARIAEGGMLGAGALLSPGKQIGPGEIWIGRPAKYYRTQDEAQIAKIRFQTERYCKLAQRHLAQIHGASEN from the coding sequence GTGAGTGCCGACAGCCGCTTTCCCGGAGCCACCATCCTGCCCTTCGAGGGCAAGGTGCCGCAAATCCACGAGAGTGCTTTTGTCGCACCGGGTGCCCGGATCATCGGCGATGTCACCATCGGTCCGGAAGCGAGCATCTGGTACAACTGCGTGTTGCGCGGCGACATTCACAAGATCGTCGTCGGCGCGCGCAGCAACGTGCAGGATGGCAGTGTCTTCCACGTCGAAGGCCCGCGGCCCGATACCGACGGCGAACCCACCATAATCGGCGATGACTGCGTGATCGGCCACATGGCCGTGGTGCATGGCTGCCAACTGGAGAACCGCGCCTTCGTGGGCATGGGGGCCGTCGCCATGGACGGCGCGCGCATTGCCGAGGGCGGCATGCTGGGGGCGGGCGCGCTGCTCAGTCCCGGCAAGCAGATCGGACCGGGCGAAATCTGGATCGGCCGTCCGGCGAAGTACTATCGCACACAGGACGAGGCGCAAATCGCCAAGATCAGGTTCCAGACCGAGCGCTACTGCAAGCTGGCGCAGCGACACCTTGCGCAGATTCATGGCGCGTCCGAAAATTGA